In the genome of Catharus ustulatus isolate bCatUst1 unplaced genomic scaffold, bCatUst1.pri.v2 scaffold_111_arrow_ctg1, whole genome shotgun sequence, one region contains:
- the LOC122149486 gene encoding serine/arginine repetitive matrix protein 3-like → MSELAASRDDQSPSGGRPGGAAGVASQARRTRGGRRRRRWRRRRRGLARCPEGKAVGCRRGKRFSSAASILFPCGPVRAPPSSRSSSPSSPRKGLRPPKCRLGERSVAPRSRNEPLGRSSSLPGPCRGCGSGGRGERERDGVGDAAVGRQRGREGGRGAGLAPGLPPARAAVCGWVPRRYRAVLPRVRGASAGDGGRPYPPSSDPLCRRPPGGVKGAVASLSLPAEAVACRPAGRSPVRAVSAALSSSVLVPGMGVFRLRRLALLFPPLARGREGGGEGRAAERSLCRPAVRPAAQLWACDLRSDVATR, encoded by the exons ATGTCGGAACTAGCCG CGTCGCGTGACGATCAATCGCCGTCCGGGGGCCGCCCCGGCGGCGCGGCTGGGGTCGCCTCGCAGGCCCGTCGCACGCGCGgtgggcggcggcggcggcggtggcggcggcggcggcgggggcttGCCCGGTGCCCGGAGGGGAAGGCGGTGGGGTGTCGGCGAGGGAAGCGGTTTTCCTCGGCGGCCTCGATCCTCTTTCCCTGCGGCCCGGTGAGGGCTCCGCCGTCGTCGCGGTCGTCGTCGCCGTCGTCGCCGCGCAAGGGCCTTCGTCCCCCTAAATGCAGACTCGGGGAGCGCTCCGTAGCTCCCCGCTCCCGGAACGAGCCGCTGGGCCGGAGCTCGTCCTTGCCGGGGCCGTGCCGTGGttgcggcagcggcggccggggAGAGCGAGAGAGAGACGGCGTCGGAGACGCCGCCGTGGGCCGACAGAGAGGGCGAGAAGGGGGGCGAGGCGCGGGCCTCGCCCCCGGGCTCCCCCCCGCGCGGGCGGCTGTCTGCGGGTGGGTACCGCGCCGGTACCGTGCCGTGCTGCCGCGCGTGCGAGGGGCGAGCGCCGGGGATGGGGGAAGACCCTATCCTCCTTCCTCCGACCCCCTCTGTCGTCGTCCCCCCGGGGGCGTTAAGGGCGCCGTCGCGAGTCTCTCTCTCCCCGCCGAGGCCGTCGCGTGCCGGCCGGCCGGCCGGTCCCCCGTCAGGGCCGTCTCTGCCGCGCTCTCCTCTTCGGTTCTCGTTCCCGGGATGGGAGTCTTCCGTCTCCGTCGTCTCGCTCTTCTCTTCCCACCCTTGGCGCGCGGGCGCGAGGGCGGCGGGGAAGGGAGGGCGGCGGAGCGAAGCCTTTGCCGTCCGGCCGTCCGGCCGGCGGCGCAGCTTTGGGCTTGCGACCTCAGATCAGACGTGGCGACCCGCTGA